The stretch of DNA CCGCCGCGGTCAAATCGGCCAACGATGCCGCCACCGCGCTTGGCGAGGCGGTCTCCGGCTCGGAAGAAGCCTTTGCGCGCAAGATGACCGCGACCGCCCGCGCGATGGGGATGAAGAACACCACCTTCAAGAACGCGCATGGCCTGACTGCGGCGGGACACCTCTCCACCGCGCGCGACATGGCACTTCTTGGTCGGCAGCTGTTCTATGATTTCCCGCAGTACTACAACCTGTTCAGCCGCCGCTCGACCAGCGCCAAGATCGCGACCGTCTACAACACCAACCGGCGCTTTCTGGACGCCTATCAGGGCGCCGACGGGATCAAGACCGGCTACACCCGTGCTGCCGGTTTCAACCTCGTGGCCTCGGCCCAGCGTGGCGGCAAGCGAGTGATCGTCTCGCTTTTCGGCGGCAACAGCACCGCCAGCCGCAATGCCAAGGTGGCCGAGCTGATGGATCTTGGCCTGCGCCAGGCGCCAACGCAGGTCGCCGTCGTGCGGCCCGCCCGCGTGAATGTCGCGTCGGGTGGCGCGACCGTGATCGCCCGGGCCGACACGACGCTAAAGACCGCGCCCCGCCCCGTGGTGCGCGCGCGTGAGGATCAGCAGCCTGTCGCCGTTGCCGCCGTCGACACGCTGGCCGTGCAGATCGCGACCGAGGTCAGCCGCGCGCTCACCGACGAGGAGTTGCCGCAGATCGCCGCCAGTTCGAAGGAACTGGCCGATGCGCCGCCCACACCCGATGCGCAGCCGCTGCTGCCCAACGCGATCAGGCCATTGCTGCGCCCCGACAGCATCGACATCGCGCGCCGTTCGCCCGATGAAAAGCCCGAAGCGCCCGAGGTGGAGGTCGCCTCGATCGCGCCGCCCCCGCCCGCCCCCGAGGTCCGCAGCGTCCGGCAGGGCAATGCCGGCACCTATATCGTGCAGCTGGGCGGCAAGCATAACCGCACGAACGCCGAGCGGCTTCTGCTGACGACCGCGCTTCAGGAGATGGAGGCGCTCGAAGGAAGCAAGCGTGACCTGCTGCCCACCGGAGAGCCCGGCTGGTATCGCGCGCGCTTCGTGGGCCTGAGCGCCGAGGCGGCAGAAACCGCATGCGCGCGCCTTGCCGCGCGTCAGACCCCCTGCGAGGTGGTGGCCGGCGGCTGAGCCGCCCGCCTCCGGCGTCAGAAGGCCAGCTTGACCCCCGGCAGGTTCAGCGCGCGGATCAGTTCACGCAGCTCCTGTCGGGCGGCGATGTTCGATATGGTCAGCCGCCCGCCGCCAGCATCGCCCAGGTCGAGCAGGGTCAGCCCTTGCAAAAACAGTTCGCGGAACACCACGCGCTCGGTGAAACCGGGGACGATGCGAAACCCGATGCGGCGCGACAGCTCGGTCAGCGCATCGCCCACCCGGCGCTTGTTGTGCATGTCGGTGGTCCCGACACGGTTGCGCAGCACCGTCCAGTCGAGCGGCGGCAGCCCCGCCGAGGCGCGCAGCTGACGCGCCGACCACACCATTTCGGAATAGATGGACGGACCGGCGACCTTGCCCGTTGCCGGGTCCAGCCGCGCCAGCAGATCCAGGTCCACCAGGCTGTCGTTCATCGGCGTGATCAGCGTGTCGGCCGCTGAATGGGCCATCTGGGCATAGCGCGTATGCGCGCCGGGGCAGTCGATCACGACAAAACTGCAACTGGCGTCCAGCGTGCGCAGCGCATCGGCAAAGGCCTCTTCCTCTTCGGCCTGTGCGTCGCGCAGGCTGTCCCTGTCGCTCAGGCGCAGCGCATAGGCGTGGGGCAGCGGCAGGTCGAGCCCCTCGCGCTCTACCGTTGCGCGGCGGTTGCGGACATAGGCCATCAGGCTTTGCTGGCGCAGGTCGAGGTCGATCACCCCGACCGCCTCTCCCGACCGCATGAGCGCGGTGCAGACATGCATTGCCGTGGTGGACTTGCCCGACCCGCCCTTTTCGTTGCCGAGCACGATGATATGCGCCATGTCCCGTCCCTGAGCTTTTGCGGCCCCAAGAAAAAAGCGCCGCCCCCGGGGGACGGCGCCTTCGTATCTAGACCGGATCGATCGCGCTTTGAAGCGTCGATCAGAAGCCCAGGCCCTCGTATTTCTTCTTGAACTTCGATACGCGGCCGCCGGTGTCCATCAGGCGGCTCGAACCGCCGGTCCAGGCCGGGTGCGACGACGGGTCGATGTCCAGCGAGAGCGTGTCGCCTTCCTTGCCGTAGGTCGAGCGCATCTGCACCACGGTGCCGTCGGTCATCTTCACTTCGATGAAGTGGTAGTCGGGATGGATGTCTTTTCTCATCGCATTGGGTCCTGGTTCGGGTGACTGATTCACCCTGCGGCCGCCTCGTTTGCGCCGGTAGGATGTCGCCACCCCGTTGCGGGGTCGCGGACGTCTATCAACTTTGCCCCTGTGCCGCAAGAGCCGGTGCATGACGCATCACTCGGTGCGGCGCGGGTCGTAGACGCGGTGCACGTCCGCACCCGGGTTGCGGGTCTGGCGCAGGTTTCGCACCTGTTCGCGCTCCGCCTCGTAGTCGATATCGGGTACGGACATGGCCCGCCGCTCGGCCGCCAGCCGGTTGCGCACGCCCTCGTAGGCGATGGCCATGCCGCCATAGGAAATGCAGGGCGCATAGATGCTCCACAAGGCCACCGCCCCCGCCAGAACGAGCGAAGGTTCCCCCTCGAATCCCAGCGCAAGACCGGGGGCCATCAGGATCCACAGGGCGCCGGGCAGCGCCACCGCAAGCATGTAGAGCAGGAACTGGTGCACCCCGTAGCGCCCCATCCCGTAGATCAGGTCGTGCTCGGGCGCGTAGTGCACGGCGGTCGCCGCCAGCGCCGCCATCGGCACGCCGAATATCGCGACGCAGAGCGCCCCGATCGAGGCCATCATCACGTTGATCACGATGCCCGGAACCACCAGCCGGTCCGCCTCGACCGCGATCTGCTCCATCTGCGGCATCAGTTCCGCCATCGCCCCGCTGTCGAATGTGACGAGCGCGGCGATGAAGGGGCGGATCACGTTCTCGGCCCCGGGCACGGCCGCCGGGATCACCACGGTGAAGGCGACGTAATACACGATTGCCCCGAGCACGATCGACATGATCAGCTGCACCAGCAGGTGCGTCATGAGCATCCTGCCCGTCGCCCGCAGCAGCCCGCCCGCCGTGGGCGCGGTCGTGGCGCGGATCGTCATCAGCCCCGCGCGAATCCCGTTGAGGATCAGGAAGGATGTTCCCATCGTGGAAAGGATCAGGACGATCATGCCGATCACCCAGATGTTCGATGTCGCCAGGAACAGCCCCACGACGACCAGCACGAAGATCAGAAGGATCGGCAGATACCGCGCGAAGACGATCGGCGATATCAGCAGGGCGCGCAGGATGAAGGCGGGTATCGACATGGGGGAACTGTACCCGCATTCATGGCAAAAAGAAGATGCGACTGCGGAAGCCCCACACGAAAAAGGCGGCCACGAAGGGCCGCCTTTCGCGAATTCCGGGAAGTGTAGCCCTTACGCCTCGGCGCTGGTGTTCTTCTCGCGGTAGTTCGACTTCTCGGCGATGCGGGCCGACTTGCCACGGCGCGCACGCAGGTAATAAAGCTTGGCGCGGCGGACCTTGCCGCGGCGCACGACGGTGATGCTGTCGATGTTCGGCGAATGCAGGGGGAACACACGCTCCACGCCCTCGCCGAAGGAAATCTTGCGCACGGTGAACGAGGCACCGATGCCGCTGCCGCCCTTGCGCGAAATGCAGACGCCCTCATAGGCCTGCACGCGGCTGCGGGTGCCTTCCGTGACCTTGTAGCCGACGCGGATGGTGTCGCCGGCGGCGAAATCCGGGATGTCCCGGGCCAGCGCGGCGATCTGCTCTTTCTCGAGCTGTTCGATGATGTTCATCGGTTCATTCCTTCTGCTCGCCTTTTGCGGCGATGGTGTGCGCGTCCGAGAGCTCTTCACCTTCCACCGGGTCCCTGCCTTGCGCTGCAAGCCAGGCCCGCCAGAGATCGGGACGACGTTCCTTGGTCAGGCGTTCGGCCTGGGCCTGCCGCCACGCGGCAATCTGGCCATGATGCCCCGAGAGGAGGATCTGCGGGATGTCATGGCCTTCCCATTCCGTCGGCCTGGTATACTGCGGGTGCTCGAGAAGCCCGTGCGAGAAACTCTCCTCCGCCACCGACTCCGCATTTCCGAGCACGCGGGGTATAAGGCGAACGGTCGCATCTATCAAGGCCTGAGCGGCGATCTCTCCGCCGGACAGCACGAAATCCCCAACCGAGACTTCCAGCACGCCGCGCGCGTCCAGCACCCGCTGGTCCACGCCCTCGAACCGCCCGCAGAGCAGCGTCACGCCATCGGCCTGCGCCAGGCGCTGCGCCATGGCCTGGCTGAAGGGTACGCCGCGCGGGGAAAGATATATCACCGGCCAGTCGCCACCCGCGCCATCTGCTGCCGCATCGAGTGCCGCCGCCACCACGTCGGGCCGCAGCACCATGCCGGCGCCGCCGCCCGCGGGCGTGTCGTCCACGTTGCGGTGGCGGCCCACGCCGAAGTCGCGCAGGTCGATCGTCTCGAGCCACCATATCCCCTGGTCAAGCGCACGGCCCGTCAGCGACAGGCCCAGAACGCCGGGAAACGCGTCGGGAAACAGCGTGATGACCCTGGCGCCCCAGGCCCGCGACAGGCGCTGCGGTTCGGCCATCAGGTCGCGCGGCGTGGCGCTTGCCCGGATCGACAGCCGGCCATGGGATCTGGGCGCATCGCTCATGCCGCCGCCACCCGGCTTGCGACCAGCGCCTCGGCCTCTGCATGCGACAGCCCGACATTCGCTTGTGGGCCGGGGCGCAAGGCCGCGCGTTCGGGGTCGGGCAGCCCGATCAGGTCCAGCACCGCCTCGACCGGGCCCAGGCGCCGGGGGCCATGTATCTCCAGCGGTGCGGTCAGGACCGGCACCGGCGCGATCCGCGCCGATATGCGCGCGACCAGCGCATCCATGTCCGGTATCCCGGCCGTGCGTCCGGCGAACTGCTCGAAGGGAATGGCCAGCCCGTCATGCTTGACCTGGTGCCGCCAGGCGCTGTTGATCCAGGCATCCCGCTTACGGGTCGTGTAGACGAAGGTCACGTCGGCATCGGCGCCCCACACCGCGCGCACCGCCCGCAGCGTCTCGACGGCAAGTTCCGGTGCGACGGCGAAGGACCAGGCGCCCTTTCGGCCGGGCATCAGCCCCGACAGCCGCTCGGCCGAGATGACGACGGTGCGCCCCTCGGGCCCCGGAAGAGACCGAAGCCCGCGCACGAGTTGCCAGCGAAACAGCAGGCGCGTCAGGGCCGAAGGGCGCCGCGCGACCAGCGCCGCGGTCTGCGCCGCACGATTGATGTCGGTGCGCCGGACATAAAGGATACGGCTTGAAAGCGCCTTGCGGTTCTTTTGCAGGCAGCGCTGAAGGCTGCTTGTGCCCGTCTTGTGAAACCCGGCATGAACGACGACGCGTGTCATGCCTGTTCCTCTGGAAAGATGCCGGCCGGCGGGTCCGCGATCAGCCGGCCCGAGGCCAGATCGACCGTCGGCACCGTCGCCCGGGTAAAGGGCAGCAGGACGCCACCCTTCAGCCCGGGGCCCGTCACTTCCAGCAGGTCGCCCGCGCCGTGGTTGTGGATCGCCTGGACCACGCCCAGCACGCGCCCGCCGGTGTCCACCACCGCAAGGCCGATCAGGTCGGCATGGTAGAACTCGTCATCAGGCAGCGCCGGCAGCTTTTCGCGCGGGGCGAAAAGCTGCACGCCACGCAGCGCCTCGGCCTGCTCGCGCGTGGCAACGCCGCCCAGCCGCACGGCGAAACCGCCGGCGACCGCGCGGGTGATCTTCAGCGTGAGGCTGCGCCCGTCGCGGGTCACGAGCGGCGAATAGGCAGCGATCGCCTCGGGCTCGGCGCAAAAGGATTTCACGCGCGCCTCGCCGCGCACGCCGAAGGCGCCGGTTATCGCGCCCACGCAGATCAGGCCCTCGGGATCGTCGTCCATGGCCCATGCTCCTGCCGGTGCGGCGGCCCCCGGTCAGGCGACAAGGGGCCACGCGCAAGAACGCATCACTCGGCGCTGGCTTCCGCGGCCGGTGCGGCGGCAGCTTCGGCGGCCTTGGCAGCCTTCTCGGCCTTTTCCTTGGCACGTTCCTGGGCCTTCTTGCCCGGCGCACCCTTCTTGAGGTTGGCGCGCTCCTTCTTGGCCAGGACGCCCGCGGTTTCCAGCATGCGGCTCACGCGGTCGGTGGTCTGGGCGCCCTGGGCCAGCCAGTACTGGACGCGCTCGACGTTCATCACGATCCGGCTCTCGTCGGTCTTGGGCAGCAGCGGGCTGTAGGTGCCCAGCTTCTCGATGAAGCGGCCGTCGCGGGGCATCCGCGTATCGGCGGCGACGATGCGGTAGAAGGGGCGCTTCTTGGAACCACCGCGGGCCAGTCGGATCTTGATTGCCATTTTTCGTGTCTCCTTTTGAATGGCGATGGAAGGGGCGCGTCAGGCGTCCCCTTCAAGGAACTGCTCGTGATGCCGGATGACTTCCGAGATCACGAAATTCAGGAATTTCTTGGCGAAGGCGGGATCCAGATCCGCCTCCTCGGCCAGCCTTTCCAGCCGGGCGATCTGCTGCGCCTCGCGCGCGGGGTCCGACGGCGGCAGCGTGTGCGCCGCCTTCAGCCGGCCCACGGCCTGCGTGTGCTTGAAGCGCTCGGCCAGCGTGTAGACGAGGATCGCATCCAGCCGGTCGATGCTTTCGCGGTGTTCCCGCAGCACTTCGGCCGCACGGTCCGTCGCGTCGAGATTTGCGTCGTTCATTTCTTCTTGCCCAGTCCGGAAAGCCCGCCGGGCAACTGCATCCCGCTGCCACCCAGCCCCGACAGGCCCGGGGGCAACGCGCCGCCCGGGGCCGCGCCGCCACCGGCGCCCGGCATCCCGGCAGGCATTCCGCCGCCGCGACCCAGAAGCGCGCCGAGCCCGCCGCGCATCAGGCCCTTTTTGCCCATCTTGCCCATCTTCTTCATCATGTCGGCCATCTGCCGGTGCATCTTCAGCAGCCGGTTCAGATCCGACACGTCCTGCCCCGCGCCCGCGGCGATGCGCTTCTTGCGGCTGGCCTGCAGCAGGTCGGGGTTGGCGCGTTCCTTCCTGGTCATCGAGTTGATCAACGCGATCTGCCGCCGGATCACGCTGTCGTCGAAGCCGGCCTCCTCGACCTGGCGGGCCATCTTGCCCATGCCGGGCATCATGCCCATCAGGCCCTGCATGCCCCCCATCTTCAGCATCTGCTCAAGCTGCATCCGCAGGTCGTTCATGTTGAACTGACCCTTCTGGAAGCGCTTCATCATGCGCTCGGCCTGCTCGGCCTCGATGGTTTCCTGCGCCTTCTCGACCAGGGCGACGATATCGCCCATGCCCAGGATGCGGCCGGCGACCCGCTGCGCGTCGAATTCCTCGATCGCGTCCATCTTCTCGCCGAGGCCCACGAACTTGATCGGCTTGCCGGTCACGGCGCGCATCGACAGCGCCGCACCGCCGCGCCCGTCGCCGTCCATCCGGGTCAGGATCACGCCGCTGATGCCCACGCGGCCGTCGAACTGCTCGGCCACGTTCACGGCGTCCTGACCGGTCAGGCCGTCCACGACCAGCAGCGTCTCGTGCGGGCCGGTCGCGTCGCGCACGGCGGCGACCTCGGCCATCAGTTCGTCATCGACGTGCAGCCGGCCGGCGGTGTCCAGCATGTAGACGTCGTATCCGCCCAGGGCTGCCTGCTGCTTCGCGCGCTTCGCGATCGCAACCGCATCCTGCCCCGCCACGATCGGCAGCGTGTCCACGCCGACCTGGCGGCCAAGCACGGCAAGCTGCTCCATCGCGGCCGGGCGCCGCGTGTCGAGCGAGGCCATGAGCACCCGCTTGCCTTCCTTCTCGGAAAGCCGCTTGGCCAGCTTCGCGGTGGTCGTCGTCTTGCCCGAACCCTGAAGGCCGACCATCAGCACCGGCGCAGGCGGCGTGTCCACCTTGAGCCGGCCGATCCCCTCGCCGTCGCCGCCAAGGACGCGCACCAGTTCGTCATGGACGATCTTCACGACCTGCTGGCCGGGCGTGATCGACTTGGTGACCGCCTGGCCGGTCGCCTTTTCCTGCACCGCCTTGGCAAAGTCGCGCGCCACCGGCAGCGAGACGTCCGCCTCAAGCAGCGCCACCCGCACCTCGCGCAGGGCGGTCGCGACATCGGCCTCGGTCAGCGCGCCCTGGCGGGTCAGCCGCTCCAGCGCGCCGGACAGGCGTTCGGAAAGGGTCTCAAACATTGCTTGCCTCCGTCAGGGGGTGGGCGGCGCAGCGCGGACGACCCGCCAGCGGCGCGCAGCGCCCCGGCCCGGTTCCGTTCTGTTCCATCGTCTCACGCATCCGCGCATCCCCATTCGCCAAACCAGTATTGCACCCGCGGGCGCAACGCGCTGGCGGGTGGCGATCCTGACATAAGCACAGGACCGGAAGGTTTCACGCTTCCGGAATTCCAGTGGGCGATAGCCCCCCTTCGCCTGCGAGTCAAGCGCGGCGGCCCTTCAAAGCCGCCGCCCGCGCTGCTAGATGCACCCCATGACCCTGACCGTAGCCGCCCTTTACCAGTTCACCCCCTTCGAGAATCCCGCCGCCCTGCTGGGCCCGTTGCTCGATGTCTGCCGCAATTCGGGCGTCAGGGGATCGCTGCTGCTGGCGCGCGAGGGGATCAACGGGACCATCGCGGGCACCGCACAGGGGATCGAGACGGTTCTCGACCACATCCGCGCACTTCCCGGCTGCGCCGAGCCGGAGCTGAAATTCTCCACCGCCGAACGGATGCCGTTCCTGCGGATGAAGGTGCGGCTCAAGCGCGAGATCGTCACCATGGGGGTGGACGGTGTCGACCCGCGCGCGGCCGTCGGTCGCTATGTCACGCCCGCGGACTGGAACGCCCTGATCACGGCCCCGGACGTGGCGGTGATCGACACCCGCAACGCCTACGAGGTGGCGCTCGGCAGCTTCGAGGGGGCGATCGATCCCGGCACGGACAGCTTCCGCGACTTCCCCGAATGGTGGGCGCGCAACCACAACGCGCTTCAGGGCAAGCGCATCGCCATGTTCTGCACCGGCGGCATTCGCTGCGAAAAGGCGACCAGCTTCCTGGTCGGGCAGGGGGTGGGGGAAGTCTATCACCTGAAGGGCGGGATCCTGAAATACCTCGAAACCGTGCCCGAGGGCGAAAGCACCTGGCAGGGCGAATGCTTCGTCTTCGACGACCGCGTGTCGGTCGGCCACGGGCTTGTGCCGGGTGCCAACAGCCTGTGCCATGCCTGCCGGATGCCGCTTGCCCCGAAGGATCTGGCCCGCCCCGAATACGAGGCCGGCGTGAGTTGCCACCAGTGCCATACGACCCGCACCGAAGCCGACCGCGAACGCTACCGCGAGCGTCAGCGCCAGATCGCGCTGGCCGCTTCGCGGGGCGAGAGCCACCTGGGCTGAGCGGGCGGCCGCCTGACGCTGCGGCATGCGTTGCAGCCGCAGAGCGCGGGGCGCAGAATTGCCCCCGGCATCAAAGGAGTTCCACGATGATCCGCGCAACCGCCCTTATCGCCCTGTGCCTTGTCGTCCCGGCCTGCGCCGCGCCGCTGCCCGATGGCCGCAGCCAGCTTGCCGCAAGCCTTGGCCTTACCGCCGAGCAGGAGGCTGGTCTCACGGTCACGCAGATCGCGCTCATCAAGCACGCGATGGACAGCAGCCAGTTCAGCGCCGACGAGAAGAACCGACGGATCGAGGCGATCCTGGCCGGGGCCTCGCCGATCCTCGAGTTCGGCTTCTAGGCGGCGGCCGCCAGCGGTGCCCGCCGCTCGCGCACCGGCAGGTGCACGATGGCCGAGAAGGCACCGACCGCGACGCCGATCCACCAGACCTGATCGTAGCTGCCGTACAGATCGTAAAGCTTGCCGCCCAGCCACACGCCCAGGAACGAGCCCAGCTGGTG from Halovulum dunhuangense encodes:
- the rimM gene encoding ribosome maturation factor RimM (Essential for efficient processing of 16S rRNA), yielding MDDDPEGLICVGAITGAFGVRGEARVKSFCAEPEAIAAYSPLVTRDGRSLTLKITRAVAGGFAVRLGGVATREQAEALRGVQLFAPREKLPALPDDEFYHADLIGLAVVDTGGRVLGVVQAIHNHGAGDLLEVTGPGLKGGVLLPFTRATVPTVDLASGRLIADPPAGIFPEEQA
- the rpmE gene encoding 50S ribosomal protein L31: MRKDIHPDYHFIEVKMTDGTVVQMRSTYGKEGDTLSLDIDPSSHPAWTGGSSRLMDTGGRVSKFKKKYEGLGF
- the rpsP gene encoding 30S ribosomal protein S16 produces the protein MAIKIRLARGGSKKRPFYRIVAADTRMPRDGRFIEKLGTYSPLLPKTDESRIVMNVERVQYWLAQGAQTTDRVSRMLETAGVLAKKERANLKKGAPGKKAQERAKEKAEKAAKAAEAAAAPAAEASAE
- a CDS encoding D-alanyl-D-alanine carboxypeptidase family protein; the encoded protein is MAFAAPYAALVMDARDGRVIHSENADTRLHPASLTKMMTLYLVFDAVQRGQLSLDQKITISANAAAEPPSKLGLRRGQQIELQYLIRAAAVKSANDAATALGEAVSGSEEAFARKMTATARAMGMKNTTFKNAHGLTAAGHLSTARDMALLGRQLFYDFPQYYNLFSRRSTSAKIATVYNTNRRFLDAYQGADGIKTGYTRAAGFNLVASAQRGGKRVIVSLFGGNSTASRNAKVAELMDLGLRQAPTQVAVVRPARVNVASGGATVIARADTTLKTAPRPVVRAREDQQPVAVAAVDTLAVQIATEVSRALTDEELPQIAASSKELADAPPTPDAQPLLPNAIRPLLRPDSIDIARRSPDEKPEAPEVEVASIAPPPPAPEVRSVRQGNAGTYIVQLGGKHNRTNAERLLLTTALQEMEALEGSKRDLLPTGEPGWYRARFVGLSAEAAETACARLAARQTPCEVVAGG
- the rplS gene encoding 50S ribosomal protein L19, with protein sequence MNIIEQLEKEQIAALARDIPDFAAGDTIRVGYKVTEGTRSRVQAYEGVCISRKGGSGIGASFTVRKISFGEGVERVFPLHSPNIDSITVVRRGKVRRAKLYYLRARRGKSARIAEKSNYREKNTSAEA
- a CDS encoding chorismate mutase, with protein sequence MNDANLDATDRAAEVLREHRESIDRLDAILVYTLAERFKHTQAVGRLKAAHTLPPSDPAREAQQIARLERLAEEADLDPAFAKKFLNFVISEVIRHHEQFLEGDA
- the ffh gene encoding signal recognition particle protein is translated as MFETLSERLSGALERLTRQGALTEADVATALREVRVALLEADVSLPVARDFAKAVQEKATGQAVTKSITPGQQVVKIVHDELVRVLGGDGEGIGRLKVDTPPAPVLMVGLQGSGKTTTTAKLAKRLSEKEGKRVLMASLDTRRPAAMEQLAVLGRQVGVDTLPIVAGQDAVAIAKRAKQQAALGGYDVYMLDTAGRLHVDDELMAEVAAVRDATGPHETLLVVDGLTGQDAVNVAEQFDGRVGISGVILTRMDGDGRGGAALSMRAVTGKPIKFVGLGEKMDAIEEFDAQRVAGRILGMGDIVALVEKAQETIEAEQAERMMKRFQKGQFNMNDLRMQLEQMLKMGGMQGLMGMMPGMGKMARQVEEAGFDDSVIRRQIALINSMTRKERANPDLLQASRKKRIAAGAGQDVSDLNRLLKMHRQMADMMKKMGKMGKKGLMRGGLGALLGRGGGMPAGMPGAGGGAAPGGALPPGLSGLGGSGMQLPGGLSGLGKKK
- the trmD gene encoding tRNA (guanosine(37)-N1)-methyltransferase TrmD; the protein is MSDAPRSHGRLSIRASATPRDLMAEPQRLSRAWGARVITLFPDAFPGVLGLSLTGRALDQGIWWLETIDLRDFGVGRHRNVDDTPAGGGAGMVLRPDVVAAALDAAADGAGGDWPVIYLSPRGVPFSQAMAQRLAQADGVTLLCGRFEGVDQRVLDARGVLEVSVGDFVLSGGEIAAQALIDATVRLIPRVLGNAESVAEESFSHGLLEHPQYTRPTEWEGHDIPQILLSGHHGQIAAWRQAQAERLTKERRPDLWRAWLAAQGRDPVEGEELSDAHTIAAKGEQKE
- a CDS encoding rhodanese-related sulfurtransferase; this encodes MTLTVAALYQFTPFENPAALLGPLLDVCRNSGVRGSLLLAREGINGTIAGTAQGIETVLDHIRALPGCAEPELKFSTAERMPFLRMKVRLKREIVTMGVDGVDPRAAVGRYVTPADWNALITAPDVAVIDTRNAYEVALGSFEGAIDPGTDSFRDFPEWWARNHNALQGKRIAMFCTGGIRCEKATSFLVGQGVGEVYHLKGGILKYLETVPEGESTWQGECFVFDDRVSVGHGLVPGANSLCHACRMPLAPKDLARPEYEAGVSCHQCHTTRTEADRERYRERQRQIALAASRGESHLG
- a CDS encoding division plane positioning ATPase MipZ, translated to MAHIIVLGNEKGGSGKSTTAMHVCTALMRSGEAVGVIDLDLRQQSLMAYVRNRRATVEREGLDLPLPHAYALRLSDRDSLRDAQAEEEEAFADALRTLDASCSFVVIDCPGAHTRYAQMAHSAADTLITPMNDSLVDLDLLARLDPATGKVAGPSIYSEMVWSARQLRASAGLPPLDWTVLRNRVGTTDMHNKRRVGDALTELSRRIGFRIVPGFTERVVFRELFLQGLTLLDLGDAGGGRLTISNIAARQELRELIRALNLPGVKLAF